In Amphiura filiformis chromosome 1, Afil_fr2py, whole genome shotgun sequence, the following are encoded in one genomic region:
- the LOC140161137 gene encoding uncharacterized protein — translation MTEPMRQLLRKETAWYWGVEQERAFQEVKEVLVSQSILAHYNPALPTIIAADASSTGIGAVLMQVQDDGKRRPISYASRSLAETEQRYAVIEKEALAATWACEKFSEYVLGLDFFFVSDHKPLVPLLSSKELAKLPARIQRFRLRMMRFSPRIQHVPGKLQVIADSLSRAPTGLPSEADLMFIGEVEAYAESILSTLPATEQRLQQVIRAQKADEICMKITEYCTTGWPAYMPHLPLLRPYWENRGHFAIVEDLLLYDDRLVIPQSMRLEILESIHQGHLGVSKCRARARISVWWPGMSKTIEEMFSAAIFRKFATTYGFAHTTSSPLYPQANGEAERAVRTIKGLLKKNSDSYLALLSYRSTPLQNGLSPSELLMGRRLRTQLPVLPSTLQPRSQQDLQKVREKEEMYRDNQQRNFNNRHNARELPTLQPGDNVWLRDQKRYGQIIERRSEPRSYLVKTMQGTVRRNRSALVSTTQPKDTAVSTQQEQVQPKTSTNHRYQQVQQPQVPAPQPASFRQLQQFQRLQPATTVKSQATPEPVTQMKTTQWQSSKAKSKIQ, via the exons ATGACAGAGCCCATGAGACAGCTGTTACGAAAGGAAACAGCATGGTACTGGGGTGTGGAGCAAGAAAGAGCTTTCCAGGAGGTCAAAGAAGTCCTAGTCTCACAAAGTATCCTAGCACACTACAACCCGGCACTACCTACTATTATTGCAGCCGACGCATCTTCAACCGGCATAGGGGCAGTTCTCATGCAAGTACAAGATGATGGGAAGCGACGTCCAATCAGTTACGCTTCACGATCTTTGGCGGAGACAGAACAGAGGTATGCTGTTATTGAGAAGGAGGCTCTTGCAGCAACCTGGGCATGTGAAAAGTTCTCTGAGTATGTCCTGggcttggattttttttttgtatcagatCACAAACCACTCGTTCCACTGTTAAGTTCCAAAGAACTAGCCAAATTGCCAGCTCGCATCCAAAGATTCAGGCTGAGAATGATGAGGTTCAGCCCTAGGATCCAACACGTTCCTGGTAAACTTCAAGTTATTGCAGATTCTCTGTCACGGGCACCTACCGGTCTTCCGTCAGAAGCCGACTTGATGTTCATTGGCGAAGTTGAGGCCTATGCAGAATCCATCCTTAGTACACTGCCAGCAACTGAACAGCGTCTACAGCAGGTAATTAGGGCCCAGAAGGCTGATGAAATTTGCATGAAAATTACAGAATACTGCACTACGGGATGGCCTGCATACATGCCGCATTTGCCACTATTACGTCCTTACTGGGAGAATCGAGGTCACTTTGCAATAGTTGAGGATCTTTTGTTGTATGATGATCGACTTGTGATTCCACAGTCCATGAGGTTAGAGATTCTGGAGTCTATCCATCAAGGTCATTTGGGTGTTAGTAAATGCAGAGCTCGTGCACGTATCTCTGTCTGGTGGCCAGGAATGTCAAAAACCAtcgaagaaatg TTTAGCGCAGCCATATTCCGCAAGTTTGCAACAACTTACGGATTCGCGCACACAACCAGTAGTCCACTATACCCACAAGCCAACGGTGAGGCTGAGAGAGCAGTTCGCACCATTAAAGGACTCTTGAAAAAGAACAGTGACTCTTACTTAGCGCTGCTCAGCTACAGATCAACCCCACTACAGAATGGCCTGTCCCCTAGCGAGTTGTTAATGGGCCGCAGACTTCGTACGCAGCTTCCAGTGCTCCCGTCAACACTGCAACCAAGATCTCAACAAGATCTTCAGAAGGTTCGCGAGAAGGAAGAAATGTACAGAGACAATCAGCAACGTAACTTTAACAACAGACACAACGCTAGAGAGTTGCCAACTCTTCAGCCGGGTGACAATGTTTGGCTGCGAGATCAAAAACGTTATGGACAGATAATAGAGCGAAGGTCTGAGCCAAGATCTTACTTAGTAAAAACTATGCAAGGCACAGTGCGCCGTAACAGATCAGCACTGGTGTCCACCACACAACCTAAAGACACAGCTGTCAGTACACAGCAAGAACAAGTACAACCAAAGACAAGCACCAATCATCGGTATCAGCAAGTTCAACAGCCACAAGTCCCAGCTCCCCAACCAGCAAGCTTCAGACAGCTGCAACAGTTCCAGCGTCTTCAACCAGCAACAACAGTTAAATCGCAAGCTACGCCAGAACCAGTCACTCAGATGAAGACTACGCAGTGGCAGAGTAGTAAAGCCAAATCCAAAATACAGTGA